The Triticum aestivum cultivar Chinese Spring chromosome 3A, IWGSC CS RefSeq v2.1, whole genome shotgun sequence genome includes a region encoding these proteins:
- the LOC123063441 gene encoding NAC domain-containing protein 18, with the protein MGVAGVEVKEKAGEEEAEESFEPTEDELVLHFLRPQLRGFAPRVAGAVVEADPCAATPWELLARHGLLRRGHGYFFAARRRRGKRAQARRTPEGGGGAWMHSGNREDRRSVTELGVVARWSMTRYCFYARDWAQGRRSTGWVMSEYEITDPRCYRRADDGEEDHYWVLCHVRRSVRKNLKPRSRRP; encoded by the exons ATGGGCGTCGCCGGCGTGGAGGTGAAGgagaaggcgggggaggaggaggct GAGGAGTCGTTCGAGCCGACGGAGGACGAGCTGGTGCTGCACTTCCTGCGGCCGCAGCTGCGCGGGTTCGCGCCGCGCGTGGCgggcgcggtggtggaggcggaCCCGTGCGCGGCGACCCCCTGGGAGCTGCTGGCGCGGCACGGCCTGCTGCGGCGCGGGCACGGCTACTTCttcgcggcgcggcggcggcgcgggaagcGCGCCCAGGCGCGGCGCacgccggagggcggcggcggcgcgtggatgCACAGCGGCAACAGGGAGGACCGCCGGTCCGTGACGGAGCTGGGCGTGGTGGCGCGCTGGTCCATGACGCGCTACTGCTTCTACGCCCGCGACTGGGCGCAGGGGCGGCGGAGCACCGGCTGGGTCATGTCCGAGTACGAGATCACGGACCCGCGGTGCTACCGGCGCGCCGACGACGGCGAGGAGGACCACTACTGGGTGCTCTGCCACGTCCGCCGGAGCGTCAGGAAGAACCTCAAGCCGCGCTCCCGGAGGCCGTAG
- the LOC123063440 gene encoding NAC domain-containing protein 67-like, protein MEEETNLGGVGGGEMKEEVGEEGMESFEPTEDELVLHFLRPRLRGFAPRVAGAVVEADPCAAPPWELLERHGLLGRGQGYFFAARRRGKVRRTPEGGGGAWMHSGNKEDRRSVTELGVVARWCMTRYCFYLRGGDGAQQGRRSTGWVMSEYEITDPRCYRRADDGEEDQYWVLCHVRRSIRENVKPRSRRR, encoded by the coding sequence ATGGAGGAGGAGACAAATCTGGGCGGCGTCGGCGGAGGGGAGAtgaaggaggaggtgggggaggaggggaTGGAGTCGTTCGAGCCGACGGAGGACGAGCTGGTGCTGCACTTCCTGCGGCCGCGGCTGCGCGGGTTCGCGCCGCGCGTGGCgggcgcggtggtggaggcggaCCCGTGCGCGGCGCCGCCGTGGGAGCTGCTGGAGCGGCACGGTCTGCTGGGGCGCGGCCAAGGCTACTTCTtcgcggcgcggcggcgcgggaagGTGCGGCGCaccccggagggcggcggcggcgcgtggatgCACAGCGGCAACAAGGAGGACCGCCGGTCCGTGACGGAGCTGGGCGTGGTCGCGCGCTGGTGCATGACGCGGTACTGCTTCTACCtccgcggcggcgacggggcgcagCAGGGGCGGCGGAGCACCGGGTGGGTCATGTCCGAGTACGAGATCACGGACCCGCGGTGCTACCGCCGCGCCGACGACGGCGAGGAGGACCAGTACTGGGTGCTCTGCCACGTCCGCCGCAGCATCAGGGAGAACGTCAAGCCGCGCTCCCGGAGGCGGTAG